A stretch of Microbulbifer sp. SAOS-129_SWC DNA encodes these proteins:
- a CDS encoding MHYT domain-containing protein, producing MIAHYNLVLVSLSYLVSVLGSFTSLQLAIAIPQAQPGRDKRNAILAAGTAMGGGAIWAMHFIAMLAFKMDMPVAYDTFITLISALIAIASCSIGLAIAGSGVFSLEKLLPAGIFMGCGVAGMHYTGMAAMLMPAEIHYDLNILMVSVIIGVVASCAALWLAFHMRGQWQMFGSAMIMGIAVCGMHYTGMVAASYSGTDVIREATFAGALSGEYLGVSIFLISVALLLFALTITQARRRRRAALAI from the coding sequence ATGATTGCACATTACAATCTGGTCTTGGTGAGTCTTTCATACCTGGTATCAGTACTGGGGTCCTTCACGTCATTGCAATTGGCCATTGCCATTCCCCAGGCGCAGCCGGGGCGAGATAAACGCAATGCAATTCTGGCCGCGGGTACGGCCATGGGAGGCGGGGCCATCTGGGCGATGCATTTTATTGCCATGCTGGCTTTTAAGATGGATATGCCGGTGGCATACGATACCTTTATTACCTTGATATCTGCACTGATCGCGATCGCATCCTGTTCCATTGGACTGGCGATAGCCGGGTCAGGCGTTTTCAGTCTGGAAAAACTGCTGCCAGCAGGAATATTCATGGGGTGTGGTGTCGCCGGTATGCACTACACCGGTATGGCCGCCATGCTGATGCCAGCGGAAATTCACTACGACCTGAATATCCTGATGGTCTCGGTAATTATCGGTGTGGTCGCCTCCTGTGCGGCCCTGTGGCTGGCTTTTCATATGCGCGGGCAGTGGCAGATGTTCGGCAGTGCGATGATCATGGGCATAGCGGTATGTGGTATGCACTATACCGGTATGGTCGCGGCCAGCTATAGCGGCACCGATGTCATCCGCGAGGCAACCTTTGCCGGTGCCCTGAGCGGCGAATACCTTGGGGTCTCGATCTTTTTGATCAGCGTGGCGCTGTTGCTGTTTGCGCTCACTATCACGCAAGCGCGCCGCCGTCGCCGTGCGGCACTGGCTATCTGA
- a CDS encoding sugar MFS transporter, whose product MSTATTQAVAPAASRSSLLPMSVIGMLFFIFGFVTWLNGSLIPFLKILCDLNSFEALFVTFAFYIAYTVLALPMSLILRRTGYRDGMAIGLAIMGVSSLVFIPAAEMGSFVIFLLALFGLGAGLTILQTASNPYVVKIGPAESAATRIAIMGIINKSAGVLAPLVFTALVLSGLSDFNSQAVAQLAGAEREAMLADVANRLVMPYVYMAVLLFLLVGLVKFSPLPEIDEDIADDSEGRSRVWKFPQVVLGALALFAYVGVEVIAGDTIGLYGESLGVVNFGSLTSYTMVFMVLGYLLGVLFIPRRISQAQALAGSAIAGGLCVLGIVFSSAHSSAISAAIWGWSGIPPVPDTVFFVALMGLAHALVWPTVWPLALHGLGRFTAQGSALLIMGIAGGAVIPLAFGKIGEVSGAVVNGYWIALPCYLFILHYALKGHKMRSW is encoded by the coding sequence GTGAGTACTGCAACCACGCAAGCTGTGGCCCCGGCGGCCAGTCGAAGCAGCCTGTTGCCGATGAGTGTTATCGGTATGCTGTTTTTTATCTTCGGGTTTGTGACCTGGCTCAATGGATCACTGATCCCATTTCTGAAAATTCTGTGTGACCTCAACAGTTTCGAGGCACTGTTCGTTACCTTTGCTTTTTATATCGCCTATACCGTGTTGGCGTTACCCATGTCCCTGATCCTGCGCCGCACCGGCTACCGTGACGGTATGGCGATCGGGCTGGCGATCATGGGCGTATCATCGCTGGTATTCATTCCCGCAGCGGAGATGGGAAGTTTCGTCATTTTCCTGCTTGCGCTGTTTGGCCTGGGCGCGGGACTGACGATCCTGCAGACGGCGTCAAACCCCTATGTGGTGAAGATCGGTCCGGCGGAGAGCGCCGCGACCCGTATCGCGATCATGGGGATCATCAATAAAAGCGCCGGGGTGCTCGCGCCGCTGGTATTTACCGCCCTGGTGTTGTCCGGGTTGTCCGATTTCAACTCACAGGCGGTTGCGCAGCTGGCCGGTGCCGAGCGCGAGGCCATGCTGGCGGATGTCGCCAATCGCCTGGTCATGCCGTATGTCTACATGGCGGTGCTGCTGTTCCTACTGGTGGGCTTGGTGAAGTTTTCCCCCCTGCCGGAAATCGACGAGGACATCGCCGACGATTCGGAGGGGCGCTCCCGGGTCTGGAAGTTTCCCCAGGTCGTATTGGGGGCGCTGGCACTGTTTGCCTATGTGGGTGTGGAAGTGATTGCCGGCGATACCATCGGGCTTTACGGTGAATCGCTGGGAGTCGTGAATTTTGGCTCACTGACCTCCTACACCATGGTATTCATGGTGCTCGGTTATCTGCTGGGCGTACTATTTATTCCGCGCCGCATCAGCCAGGCACAGGCACTCGCCGGCTCGGCGATCGCCGGTGGCCTGTGTGTGCTGGGTATCGTATTCAGTTCGGCGCACAGTAGTGCTATCTCTGCGGCCATCTGGGGCTGGAGCGGCATTCCCCCGGTGCCGGATACGGTTTTCTTTGTCGCCTTGATGGGCTTGGCCCACGCGCTGGTGTGGCCGACAGTCTGGCCGCTGGCACTCCATGGGCTCGGCAGGTTTACGGCACAGGGCTCGGCACTGCTGATCATGGGCATCGCGGGGGGCGCGGTGATTCCGCTGGCGTTTGGCAAGATCGGAGAAGTAAGCGGCGCTGTCGTCAATGGTTACTGGATCGCGCTTCCCTGTTACCTGTTCATCCTTCATTACGCGCTGAAGGGCCACAAAATGCGGTCCTGGTAG
- the pepQ gene encoding Xaa-Pro dipeptidase yields the protein MDKQLFTEHLATLRHRYDEILDQCGFDTLNVFSGRPKVQFLDDNYYPFRVNPQFKALVPVTDNPHSWVIYRRGQKPKLLFYRPVDFWHYVPPAPQTFWSDEFDIELLSKPDDARQHLSAEGAAFIGETDGLDGWELGAPNPEQLIARLHWARAGKTQYEMACLREANRVAVKAHRAAEAAFRSGASEFEINLAYLQAAGQGENQMPYGNIVGLNEHGAILHYTHLATGRLPESERRSFLIDAGADCHGYCADITRSYAYRDGDFADLVAAMHEKEQELVAGLKPGLPYPDLHRECHLKIGQLLEQFGVIKTSAQGAAESGLTGTFMPHGLGHFLGLQVHDVGGHQAGPEGGTTPPPADYPFLRTTRTVEANHVFTIEPGLYFIDSLLGDLKRTELAGEVNWERVEELRPFGGVRIEDNIIVHADRNENMTRDCEADG from the coding sequence ATGGACAAGCAGCTTTTCACCGAGCACCTGGCCACCCTGCGCCACCGCTACGACGAAATTCTCGACCAGTGCGGATTCGACACCCTGAATGTCTTCAGCGGCCGCCCCAAAGTGCAGTTCCTCGACGACAACTACTACCCCTTCCGCGTCAATCCGCAGTTCAAGGCGCTGGTGCCGGTCACCGACAACCCGCACAGCTGGGTCATCTACCGCCGCGGGCAGAAGCCCAAGCTGCTGTTCTACCGCCCGGTAGACTTCTGGCACTATGTACCGCCCGCACCGCAAACTTTCTGGAGCGACGAGTTCGACATCGAGCTGCTGAGCAAGCCGGACGACGCGCGCCAGCATCTCAGCGCGGAAGGCGCAGCGTTTATTGGCGAGACCGACGGCCTCGACGGCTGGGAGCTCGGCGCCCCCAATCCCGAACAGCTGATTGCACGGTTGCACTGGGCGCGCGCCGGCAAGACCCAGTATGAAATGGCCTGCCTGCGCGAAGCCAACCGCGTTGCGGTCAAGGCCCACCGCGCCGCCGAAGCGGCGTTCCGCAGCGGCGCCAGCGAATTCGAGATCAATCTGGCCTACCTGCAGGCCGCCGGCCAGGGCGAAAACCAGATGCCCTACGGCAACATCGTCGGCCTGAACGAGCATGGGGCGATACTCCACTACACCCACCTGGCCACCGGGCGCCTGCCGGAGAGCGAGCGCCGCAGCTTCCTGATCGACGCCGGTGCCGACTGCCACGGCTACTGTGCCGACATCACCCGCAGCTACGCCTATCGCGACGGCGATTTCGCCGATCTGGTAGCCGCCATGCACGAGAAGGAACAGGAGCTGGTAGCCGGCCTGAAACCCGGCCTGCCCTACCCGGATCTGCACCGCGAGTGCCACCTGAAGATCGGCCAGCTGCTGGAGCAGTTCGGTGTGATCAAGACCTCGGCGCAGGGCGCGGCGGAATCCGGCCTCACCGGCACTTTCATGCCTCACGGCCTCGGCCACTTCCTCGGTCTGCAGGTGCACGATGTGGGCGGCCACCAGGCTGGTCCGGAAGGCGGTACCACCCCGCCGCCGGCAGACTACCCGTTCCTGCGCACCACCCGCACTGTGGAAGCCAACCATGTGTTCACCATCGAGCCGGGTCTCTACTTTATCGACAGCCTGCTCGGCGACCTGAAGCGCACCGAGCTGGCCGGCGAAGTGAACTGGGAAAGGGTCGAGGAATTGCGCCCGTTCGGCGGCGTGCGTATCGAGGACAACATCATCGTGCACGCCGACCGCAACGAAAATATGACGAGGGACTGCGAGGCAGACGGCTAA
- the purU gene encoding formyltetrahydrofolate deformylase yields MQKKILLTDCPDAKGLIAKITNICFKHQLNVTKNDEFVDREQGRFFMRTALEGNFNDATLLEDLDMALPEGAERRLVASGRKRLVLMVTRESHCLGDILIKCYAGALDAEIAAVIGNHPDLGALVEKFDIPFHCLPAEGLDRTRHEAQVIALVDEYRPDYLVLAKYMRVLTPDFVTRYRRRIVNIHHSFLPAFVGARPYQQAFMRGVKIIGATAHFVTDDLDEGPIIEQDITRVDHGHSAADMAAAGRDVEKLVLSRALELLLQERVFIHGNKTVVFK; encoded by the coding sequence ATGCAAAAGAAGATACTGCTGACCGATTGCCCGGACGCCAAAGGACTGATCGCCAAGATCACCAATATCTGTTTCAAGCACCAGCTCAACGTCACCAAGAATGACGAATTTGTCGATCGCGAGCAGGGGCGCTTTTTCATGCGTACGGCACTGGAAGGCAACTTCAACGATGCGACGCTGCTCGAAGACCTGGATATGGCGCTGCCCGAGGGCGCCGAGCGGCGCCTGGTAGCCAGCGGGCGCAAGCGCCTGGTGCTGATGGTCACCCGCGAGTCCCACTGTCTCGGCGATATCCTGATAAAGTGTTACGCCGGCGCGCTGGACGCGGAGATCGCCGCAGTCATCGGCAATCACCCGGATCTGGGCGCGCTGGTGGAAAAATTCGATATCCCGTTTCACTGCCTGCCGGCGGAAGGCCTCGATCGCACCCGACACGAGGCGCAGGTCATTGCGCTGGTGGATGAGTACCGGCCGGATTACCTGGTGCTCGCCAAGTACATGCGGGTACTGACGCCGGACTTTGTGACCCGCTATCGGCGCCGCATCGTCAACATACACCACTCTTTCCTGCCGGCGTTTGTCGGGGCCAGGCCCTACCAGCAGGCGTTTATGCGCGGAGTGAAAATTATCGGTGCCACGGCCCACTTCGTTACTGATGATCTGGATGAGGGGCCTATCATCGAGCAGGATATTACCCGCGTCGATCACGGCCATTCGGCCGCCGACATGGCTGCCGCGGGGCGGGACGTGGAAAAACTGGTGCTGTCGCGCGCGCTGGAGTTGCTACTGCAAGAGCGTGTATTTATCCACGGCAACAAGACAGTGGTCTTCAAATGA
- a CDS encoding MHYT domain-containing protein, which translates to MFEQYNLQLVLLSYIISAMGSYAALQLVTAIPAAATRVERRRAILLAGVVLGAGAIWSMHFVGMLAFNMGMTVSYDVLGTLASVLVAVVACTLGLAIVGTGEFNFDKLLPASVFMGAGVAGMHYSGMASMLMPAEIDYDLNILIISVLIAVVAACAALWMAFNMRGTLQKLGSALLMGVAVCGMHYTGMAAATYRMTGVMPEAGWAGALSGDYIEVFVGTIVVAIAVLTLGVMRWYRQRPLLAV; encoded by the coding sequence ATGTTCGAACAATACAACCTGCAGCTGGTGCTGCTCTCCTACATAATATCCGCAATGGGGTCGTACGCGGCGCTGCAGCTCGTCACTGCGATTCCGGCTGCGGCGACTCGCGTGGAACGGCGCCGCGCGATACTGCTGGCCGGCGTGGTGCTGGGCGCCGGTGCGATATGGTCGATGCACTTTGTCGGCATGCTCGCTTTCAATATGGGCATGACCGTGTCCTATGACGTGCTGGGCACCCTGGCTTCGGTACTGGTTGCGGTCGTCGCCTGTACGCTGGGGCTGGCGATTGTGGGTACCGGCGAGTTCAATTTTGACAAGCTGTTACCGGCGTCTGTGTTTATGGGGGCCGGCGTGGCCGGTATGCATTACAGCGGTATGGCGTCGATGCTGATGCCGGCGGAAATCGACTACGACCTCAATATCCTCATCATTTCTGTCCTGATCGCCGTTGTAGCGGCCTGCGCGGCGCTGTGGATGGCGTTCAATATGCGCGGAACCTTGCAGAAGCTCGGCAGTGCCCTGCTGATGGGAGTGGCCGTGTGCGGGATGCACTATACCGGCATGGCGGCGGCCACTTACCGGATGACCGGCGTGATGCCGGAAGCCGGGTGGGCAGGCGCCCTGAGCGGGGACTATATCGAGGTGTTTGTGGGCACCATCGTCGTGGCAATCGCGGTACTCACTTTGGGGGTGATGCGTTGGTATCGGCAGCGGCCGCTGTTGGCGGTGTAA